Within the Rosa rugosa chromosome 2, drRosRugo1.1, whole genome shotgun sequence genome, the region TTTTTTTGCTTTGAAGTTGTCACTGGATGCTGACTGTAATAAACTCTGAAGAAGACACAGTCTACTTCATGGACCCATTAAAGAGGAGACTAATTACGGGAGAGTGGAAGAACATTGTTGACAAGTAAgtgaatgtttttttagtaaTTCTTGTAATTTAAACTGATGTTTGTAGTTGTGTATTAacaaaaattttctgttaatattAAGCGGCATCAAAATATATAATGCACAAGTCAAAAGGCAAGGCAGAAAAGCAACTACCTGGAAAAACTGTGCGGTACAATTTATGAAACAGTTTTTATAATTTTAGTTCTAAGAAGTTGACTAttctagatttttttttgcatagttggtatttaatataatatttttaGGGTATTCCGGAGCAAAAGACCGACAAGGATTGTGGATATTTTATAATGAGATACATGAAGGAAATAGTGGAGGATAAAAACTTGGACTTTTTCAGCAAGGTAAGCAAAACTAGTTGAGGTTGCTTGGATTATGGTTATTGAAACATGGGTTACTGTGATTTTGCACAATTGAGTTCTATAGATTCTTTTTAGGAATTATGGGTTACTGTGATTATAGACTCTTTTGCACAATTGAAATATGGGTTACTGTGATTTTGCACAATTGAGTTCTATAGATTCTTTTTAGGAATTATGGGTTACTGTGATTACTGTGAAATATGGGTTACTGTGATTATAGACTCTTT harbors:
- the LOC133734873 gene encoding uncharacterized protein LOC133734873, coding for MLTVINSEEDTVYFMDPLKRRLITGEWKNIVDNGIKIYNAQVKRQGRKATTWKNCAGIPEQKTDKDCGYFIMRYMKEIVEDKNLDFFSKWERRSKAAYFQEDIDVVRNEWAKFMVKTYM